The following proteins come from a genomic window of Fontisubflavum oceani:
- the moaB gene encoding molybdenum cofactor biosynthesis protein B, translated as MSRIDESKEFLPVRIAVLTVSDTRGLAEDKSGDLLVQRLTDAGHKLAARQILRDERHQIADQLRAWCADPEIDVIISTGGTGLTGRDVTVEAHRDVYEKEIEAFGTVFTMVSMQKIGTSAVQSRATGGVADGTYLFALPGSSGACKDAWDEILRWQLDYRHRPCNFVEIFPRLDEHKRRK; from the coding sequence ATGTCCCGAATTGACGAAAGCAAAGAGTTTCTGCCGGTCCGCATCGCGGTTCTGACCGTGTCCGACACGCGCGGTTTGGCAGAAGACAAATCCGGCGATCTTTTGGTTCAGCGACTGACCGATGCGGGCCACAAGCTCGCCGCGCGTCAAATCCTGCGTGATGAGCGACACCAGATCGCGGATCAACTGCGTGCCTGGTGCGCGGACCCAGAGATTGATGTGATTATCTCCACTGGTGGAACCGGCCTGACGGGCCGCGATGTGACCGTGGAGGCCCATCGCGATGTCTATGAGAAAGAGATCGAAGCCTTCGGCACCGTGTTCACCATGGTCTCGATGCAGAAAATCGGCACCTCCGCCGTGCAATCTCGCGCGACGGGTGGTGTTGCCGATGGAACCTATCTGTTTGCCCTGCCCGGAAGCAGCGGGGCCTGCAAAGACGCGTGGGACGAGATTTTGCGCTGGCAGCTCGATTATCGGCACCGCCCCTGCAATTTCGTCGAAATTTTTCCACGTTTAGATGAACATAAGCGACGGAAGTAA
- a CDS encoding DUF805 domain-containing protein — MNFQTAVRTVLLEKYATFSGRARRAELWWFVLFNIVVSIILSIIDRAIFGVSMETGMTNSVLGVIYSLAVLLPSITVGARRLHDIGRSGWWLLIAFIPLIGALILIYWYIQPSQDGSNEHGPNPITGD, encoded by the coding sequence ATGAATTTTCAAACGGCCGTTCGTACGGTTCTTCTCGAAAAATATGCCACCTTCTCTGGCCGGGCCCGCCGGGCCGAGCTTTGGTGGTTTGTTCTCTTCAATATCGTGGTCAGTATCATTTTAAGCATCATCGATCGGGCGATATTCGGTGTCTCGATGGAAACCGGCATGACGAACAGCGTGCTTGGGGTGATCTACTCCCTCGCCGTTCTGCTGCCCAGCATCACGGTCGGTGCGCGGCGGTTGCATGACATTGGCCGGTCCGGCTGGTGGCTGCTGATCGCTTTTATCCCGCTGATCGGCGCGTTGATCCTGATCTACTGGTATATCCAGCCCAGCCAAGACGGCAGTAACGAACACGGCCCGAACCCGATCACCGGGGATTAA
- a CDS encoding GNAT family N-acetyltransferase, with protein MIPATLDDREAIIVFLGQHVMTAMFPLSNLLRYGMAGGHRHAMRFWIARKGEEITDLLGVSESGMVMPQGTSAAPWSDARTLLHDLPLAGFVGAKDQVRPLRTALGLSAQPMSIDDDEPQFALDLSDLRVPDGPGELVPLSDTHRQFLYAWRVAYEIEVVGRSPERAEAEAEAAISDWLVQGSHAVLIDDGVPLALTGINASALDVVQVGGVYTPPELRGRGYARRAVALHLAGLRDAGRASRATLFAASESAARAYIAIGFERIGTFSICLFEEPTHV; from the coding sequence ATGATCCCCGCAACGCTTGATGATCGGGAGGCGATTATCGTGTTTCTGGGCCAACATGTGATGACCGCCATGTTCCCGCTTTCTAACCTTTTGAGATATGGGATGGCAGGCGGCCACCGCCATGCGATGCGGTTCTGGATTGCCCGGAAAGGCGAGGAGATCACCGATCTTCTCGGTGTCAGTGAGAGCGGTATGGTGATGCCGCAAGGAACAAGCGCTGCGCCTTGGAGCGACGCGCGAACCCTGCTCCACGACTTGCCGCTGGCTGGGTTTGTCGGCGCGAAAGATCAAGTGCGGCCTCTTCGCACCGCGTTAGGTCTCTCCGCGCAGCCGATGTCGATTGATGATGATGAGCCTCAATTCGCGCTTGATCTGAGCGATCTGCGGGTACCTGACGGGCCGGGTGAACTGGTTCCGCTCTCCGACACGCACCGCCAATTTCTGTACGCCTGGCGTGTGGCCTATGAGATCGAGGTGGTTGGCCGCTCCCCGGAGCGGGCAGAAGCCGAAGCAGAGGCGGCGATATCGGATTGGTTGGTGCAGGGCTCGCATGCCGTTTTGATCGACGACGGTGTGCCGCTTGCGCTGACTGGTATCAACGCCTCGGCTCTGGATGTTGTGCAGGTCGGCGGGGTCTATACGCCACCGGAGTTGCGTGGTCGCGGCTATGCACGCCGGGCGGTGGCCTTGCACCTGGCCGGGTTGCGCGACGCTGGACGGGCCTCCCGCGCAACGCTTTTTGCTGCCAGCGAGAGCGCCGCGCGGGCCTATATCGCAATCGGATTTGAACGGATCGGGACGTTTTCCATCTGCCTTTTCGAGGAGCCGACCCATGTCTAG
- the ubiA gene encoding 4-hydroxybenzoate octaprenyltransferase, translating to MSETPGTPEGQVADAVRDNWVDTYAPDWSRPYLRLSRADRPIGTWLLLLPCWWGVFLAAAADPEGLRLFDLWIVIATALGAFLMRGAGCTWNDITDRDFDAAVARTKSRPIPSGQVTANQALGWLVIQALIAFGILLTFNLNTILLGILALVPVAIYPFAKRFTWWPQVFLGLAFNWGALLAWTAHSGSLAGPAVVLYLAGIAWTLFYDTIYAHQDTEDDALIGVKSTARLFGEQSKLWLRAFLITSVLVMAIAVIMALAPGGNLLAMVFTLAGAWAFGWHMVWQLGQLDTDDPETCMRLFRSNRDTGLLVALFFALAALV from the coding sequence ATGAGCGAGACGCCAGGAACGCCAGAGGGCCAAGTTGCCGATGCGGTGCGCGACAACTGGGTCGACACATATGCGCCAGATTGGTCGCGGCCCTATCTGCGGCTAAGCCGGGCCGACCGTCCGATTGGCACGTGGCTTTTGCTTCTGCCGTGCTGGTGGGGCGTGTTTTTGGCCGCCGCTGCTGACCCTGAGGGCTTGCGTCTGTTTGACCTGTGGATCGTTATCGCCACCGCTCTTGGAGCGTTTTTGATGCGCGGCGCGGGGTGTACGTGGAACGACATCACCGATCGCGACTTTGATGCTGCCGTCGCCCGCACCAAATCTAGGCCAATCCCGTCCGGGCAGGTGACCGCCAACCAAGCGCTCGGCTGGCTGGTGATCCAAGCGCTGATCGCCTTCGGCATCCTTTTGACGTTCAACCTGAACACCATCTTGCTCGGCATTCTCGCGCTTGTGCCGGTCGCGATTTACCCGTTTGCCAAGCGCTTCACCTGGTGGCCGCAGGTGTTTCTGGGTCTCGCCTTCAACTGGGGGGCGCTTCTGGCCTGGACCGCCCATAGCGGCAGCCTCGCCGGGCCAGCGGTCGTCTTGTATCTGGCCGGGATCGCCTGGACGCTGTTTTACGACACGATCTACGCCCATCAGGACACCGAGGATGATGCGCTGATCGGGGTAAAATCCACCGCACGTTTGTTTGGCGAGCAGAGCAAACTTTGGCTCCGGGCGTTCTTGATCACCTCGGTCCTGGTGATGGCCATCGCCGTGATCATGGCGCTGGCGCCTGGTGGCAACCTCTTGGCGATGGTGTTTACGCTTGCCGGGGCCTGGGCATTCGGTTGGCATATGGTTTGGCAATTGGGTCAGCTTGATACAGATGATCCAGAGACCTGCATGCGGCTTTTCCGATCAAACCGTGATACCGGCTTGCTCGTTGCGCTGTTTTTCGCCTTAGCCGCGCTGGTTTGA
- the plsY gene encoding glycerol-3-phosphate 1-O-acyltransferase PlsY, translated as MIPAIETAGATLALVAIAAYLLGSVPFGLVIARLFGLGDIRQIGSGNIGATNVLRTGNKLAAFLTLILDAGKGGIAVLLARALFADDAAQIAGFMAFLGHCFPVFLGFKGGKGVATFLGTLLALFWPAGIAACLTWLVTAAISRISSLSALVAAVLTPVWMTLLGMPEASIVTVALAALILVRHQKNIERIRDGSEPRIGK; from the coding sequence ATGATCCCGGCGATTGAAACCGCTGGCGCGACGCTCGCTCTGGTCGCGATTGCGGCCTATCTGCTTGGCTCAGTGCCGTTTGGCCTGGTGATCGCGCGGCTTTTTGGCCTGGGTGATATCCGGCAAATCGGATCGGGCAATATCGGCGCGACCAATGTGCTGCGAACCGGCAATAAGCTGGCGGCCTTTCTGACGCTGATCTTAGACGCTGGCAAAGGTGGCATAGCCGTTCTGCTTGCCCGCGCGCTTTTCGCAGATGACGCGGCGCAGATCGCCGGGTTCATGGCGTTTCTGGGCCATTGCTTCCCGGTTTTCCTGGGCTTCAAAGGCGGCAAGGGCGTGGCCACATTCCTCGGCACACTCCTAGCCCTCTTCTGGCCCGCGGGCATCGCCGCCTGCCTGACTTGGCTCGTAACCGCCGCGATCAGTCGGATTTCCTCTCTCTCAGCTCTGGTGGCCGCCGTTTTGACTCCGGTCTGGATGACGCTTCTTGGGATGCCTGAGGCCAGCATCGTAACAGTCGCATTGGCAGCGCTGATCCTCGTTCGGCATCAAAAAAACATCGAACGTATTCGCGATGGCAGCGAGCCAAGAATAGGCAAGTAA
- the pyrC gene encoding dihydroorotase — translation MTNALLHNARLIDPESGSDTLGWLRIEDGAIAEIGEGDRSGGTDCGGLCLAPGIIDLGVKVGEPGERHKESFRTAGAAAAAGGVTTIVTRPDTTTPIDTPEVLDFVRRRGQEAAPVRFRPMAALTKARDGREMTELGFLLDAGAVAFTDGDRVTTDIKVLSRCMTYARSLGALIVAHPQDPGLSAGAAVTSGKFASLRGLPAVSPMAERIGLERDLALVEMTGARYHADQISTTAALPALTRAKAAGLDVTAGVSIHHLTLNELDVADYRTFFKVKPPLRSEEDRMAMVEAVRDGLIDVICSMHTPQDEESKRLPYEAAASGAVGLETLLPAALRLYHAEQLTLPELFRAMSLNPARRLGLPGGRLAEAAPADLVLFDPDAPFVLDRFTLRSKSKNTPFDGQRMQGRVEQTFVGGDVVYDRGAA, via the coding sequence ATGACCAACGCGCTTTTACACAATGCGCGGTTGATCGATCCAGAGAGCGGATCAGACACCCTCGGCTGGCTGCGGATCGAAGATGGCGCGATCGCGGAGATCGGCGAGGGCGACCGCTCTGGCGGCACCGATTGCGGCGGCCTTTGCTTGGCACCCGGGATCATCGATCTGGGTGTGAAGGTGGGTGAACCCGGGGAACGGCACAAGGAGAGCTTCCGAACCGCAGGCGCAGCGGCCGCAGCCGGCGGGGTGACGACAATCGTAACCCGCCCCGACACCACGACGCCAATCGATACGCCCGAAGTGCTCGATTTCGTCCGCAGGCGTGGGCAAGAGGCGGCACCGGTGCGTTTCCGCCCGATGGCGGCGCTGACCAAAGCCCGCGACGGTCGCGAGATGACGGAGCTTGGCTTTCTGCTCGATGCGGGCGCTGTTGCCTTTACCGATGGCGACCGGGTCACGACCGACATCAAAGTTCTGAGCCGATGCATGACCTATGCCCGGTCTCTTGGGGCGCTGATCGTGGCGCATCCGCAGGACCCGGGCCTGAGTGCGGGCGCGGCAGTGACTTCCGGCAAATTCGCCTCACTCCGCGGCCTGCCCGCCGTCTCGCCCATGGCGGAGCGGATCGGGCTGGAACGGGACCTCGCCTTGGTCGAGATGACCGGCGCACGCTATCACGCCGATCAGATCAGCACGACCGCCGCTCTGCCCGCACTCACCCGCGCGAAAGCCGCAGGCCTTGATGTCACCGCAGGCGTTTCGATCCATCATCTGACCTTGAACGAGCTGGATGTGGCTGATTATCGAACCTTCTTTAAGGTCAAACCGCCGCTTCGATCAGAGGAAGATCGGATGGCGATGGTTGAGGCCGTGCGCGACGGCCTCATCGACGTGATTTGCTCCATGCACACACCGCAAGATGAAGAAAGCAAACGCCTGCCTTACGAAGCCGCCGCCTCGGGGGCCGTGGGCTTGGAGACGCTCCTGCCCGCCGCGCTTCGTCTCTATCATGCGGAACAACTGACACTTCCGGAGCTGTTCCGCGCCATGTCCTTGAACCCGGCTCGCCGGTTGGGGCTTCCGGGTGGCCGTCTAGCCGAAGCCGCGCCCGCCGATCTGGTTTTGTTTGACCCCGATGCCCCGTTTGTCTTGGACCGCTTCACGCTCAGGTCGAAATCCAAGAACACCCCCTTCGACGGGCAACGCATGCAAGGCCGGGTCGAGCAAACCTTTGTCGGCGGAGATGTGGTTTATGACCGAGGCGCGGCATGA
- a CDS encoding aspartate carbamoyltransferase catalytic subunit, producing MTFRQNHLLGIEPLHPEEITTILDLADRYAEMERGTQKHGDALTGLTQINMFFEASTRTQASFEIAGKRLGADVMNMAMAASSLKKGETLIDTALTLNAMHPDLLVVRHPHSGAVNLLADKVNCAVLNAGDGRHEHPTQALLDALTIRRAKGRLHRLNIAICGDIAHSRVARSNILLLGKLENRIRLIGPPTLIPSGVADWGVEVYDDMDAGLEGCDVVMMLRLQKERMDGAFIPSEREYYHRFGLDAEKLSAAKDDAIVMHPGPMNRGVEIDGTLADDINRSVIQEQVEMGVAVRMAAMDLLAQNLRAAREPQGVMV from the coding sequence ATGACGTTCCGCCAAAACCATCTGCTTGGGATCGAACCTCTGCATCCGGAGGAGATCACCACGATCCTCGATCTCGCCGACCGCTATGCTGAAATGGAGCGCGGCACGCAGAAGCATGGCGACGCGCTGACCGGGCTGACCCAGATCAACATGTTCTTCGAGGCCTCGACCCGCACCCAGGCGAGTTTTGAGATCGCGGGCAAACGGCTTGGTGCCGATGTGATGAACATGGCGATGGCTGCCAGCTCCCTGAAAAAGGGCGAGACGCTAATCGACACGGCGCTGACGCTGAACGCAATGCATCCGGATTTGTTGGTCGTGCGTCATCCACATTCCGGCGCGGTGAACCTGCTGGCCGATAAGGTGAATTGCGCGGTTCTGAACGCCGGGGATGGGCGGCATGAGCATCCGACGCAGGCGCTGCTCGATGCCCTAACGATCCGCCGGGCCAAGGGGCGGCTGCACCGCCTCAACATCGCGATCTGTGGTGACATCGCGCATTCGCGCGTCGCCCGCTCAAACATCCTGCTGCTTGGCAAGTTGGAGAACCGCATCCGGTTGATCGGCCCGCCGACGCTGATACCCTCTGGCGTCGCCGATTGGGGTGTCGAGGTCTATGACGATATGGATGCGGGGCTTGAAGGTTGCGACGTCGTGATGATGCTCCGGCTGCAAAAAGAGCGGATGGATGGCGCGTTTATCCCGTCGGAGCGCGAATACTATCATCGCTTTGGGCTCGACGCGGAGAAGCTTTCGGCGGCGAAAGACGATGCGATTGTCATGCATCCGGGCCCGATGAATCGGGGTGTGGAGATCGACGGCACCCTGGCCGATGACATCAACCGCTCGGTCATTCAGGAACAGGTGGAGATGGGCGTGGCCGTGCGCATGGCGGCCATGGATTTGCTGGCGCAGAACCTCCGCGCCGCCCGCGAACCACAAGGGGTGATGGTGTGA
- a CDS encoding efflux RND transporter periplasmic adaptor subunit produces the protein MRFFRRSVVGLFLISLTVGLLAWAGNTVYSALQSRWAEEGRPGAARERVFTAEVRTLEPQTATPVLTAFGEVRSRRTLELRAPAQGLVVELADGFEDGGAVEAGQLLLRIDPAEAQSARDTAAADMREAEAELRDAIRALDLAQEDVTAAQTQADLRARALVRQQDLAERGVGSAAAVETAELAAATADQAVLSRRQALAQAEARVDQAGTAIDRRRISLTEADRVLAETELRAGFSGVLAEVNVVAGRLVNRNEQIARLIDPERLEVAFRVSTTQYSRLLDDDGQLPRLPVTVVLDVFGLDVTAPAVLTRESGAVEEGQSGRLLFAQLQEVRGFRTGDFVTVQLEEAPLDNVALLPATAVDGDNRVLVLGADDRLEEAQVTLLRRQGDDVIIRAPPLHGREVVLARTPVLGAGIRINALRPTEGGEVETAPETVALDPDRRARLIAYVESNAFIPADVKERMLRQLNQDEVPARMVARIEARMGS, from the coding sequence ATGCGATTTTTCCGACGCTCCGTTGTGGGCCTGTTCCTGATTTCTCTGACCGTGGGCCTGCTCGCCTGGGCCGGAAACACGGTCTATTCCGCGCTGCAATCGCGTTGGGCGGAGGAGGGGCGCCCGGGGGCTGCGCGCGAGCGCGTGTTCACAGCGGAAGTGCGCACTTTGGAGCCGCAGACGGCGACGCCGGTTCTAACGGCTTTTGGCGAGGTGCGCAGCCGCCGCACCTTGGAGTTGCGCGCCCCGGCCCAGGGTCTGGTGGTTGAACTGGCTGATGGGTTTGAGGATGGCGGCGCGGTTGAGGCCGGGCAGCTCTTGCTCCGCATCGACCCTGCCGAGGCGCAATCGGCTCGCGACACTGCCGCCGCCGACATGCGTGAAGCCGAAGCAGAGCTGCGCGATGCGATCCGGGCGTTGGACCTGGCGCAGGAGGATGTGACGGCGGCACAAACCCAGGCCGATTTGCGTGCGCGCGCTTTGGTCCGGCAGCAAGACCTCGCAGAACGCGGAGTGGGCAGCGCCGCCGCGGTCGAGACGGCGGAACTGGCCGCCGCCACCGCGGATCAAGCCGTTTTGTCCCGCCGTCAGGCCCTTGCGCAGGCCGAGGCACGGGTGGATCAAGCCGGCACCGCGATTGACCGGCGGCGGATCAGCCTGACCGAAGCGGACCGGGTTTTGGCCGAAACCGAATTGCGCGCCGGGTTCTCCGGCGTTCTGGCAGAGGTCAATGTGGTCGCGGGCCGTTTGGTCAATCGCAACGAACAAATCGCGCGGTTGATTGATCCCGAAAGACTCGAAGTCGCGTTCCGGGTTTCGACGACGCAATATTCCCGCCTGTTGGACGATGACGGGCAACTGCCTCGGTTGCCCGTGACGGTTGTCCTAGACGTGTTTGGCCTTGATGTCACCGCACCGGCTGTCCTGACCCGCGAGAGCGGCGCGGTTGAAGAGGGGCAATCGGGCCGTCTGCTCTTTGCACAGCTGCAGGAAGTCCGTGGGTTTCGCACCGGCGATTTCGTGACCGTGCAGCTTGAGGAAGCGCCGTTGGACAATGTGGCCCTTCTGCCCGCGACTGCGGTGGATGGCGACAATCGCGTCTTGGTTCTGGGCGCGGATGACCGTTTGGAAGAGGCGCAGGTGACCTTGCTCCGGCGGCAAGGCGATGATGTGATCATCCGCGCGCCGCCGCTCCATGGTCGAGAGGTCGTTTTGGCCCGGACGCCAGTTCTGGGCGCGGGCATTCGGATCAACGCGCTGCGTCCGACCGAAGGTGGTGAGGTTGAAACAGCGCCGGAGACCGTCGCGCTTGATCCTGATCGCCGCGCCCGCTTAATCGCCTATGTCGAAAGCAACGCCTTCATTCCCGCGGATGTGAAAGAGCGGATGCTGCGGCAGCTGAACCAAGACGAGGTGCCGGCCCGCATGGTGGCGCGTATCGAAGCGCGGATGGGGAGCTAG